One part of the Bacteroidia bacterium genome encodes these proteins:
- a CDS encoding polysaccharide deacetylase family protein: MNSHLQKKIISYAAPIMSGLGIHKLFSPIYSGIGSILMFHRIVEPGNQARIHNHESLEISPEHLRSTVAFFRKRGYKFYSLDEFHSRMLSGQLKEKFVLLTFDDGYLDNYELAYPILKELEIPFCIYITTNFPDRKAILWWYLLEDMLRENKQIQFSFEGKNYDLPTSNQLEKEEAFSLIRKLITQRFEAETYEQQLKEVFQNYQSDLFAYAESMAMSWDQIKELASDELVTIGAHTVNHFPLRQLKEEELGPEIMDSKRIIEGHLGSSVDHFAYPFGKAPEADQREFDFIKDAGFKTAVTTRMSNILAGHASHMEALPRININRVSTDSVLKLQTGGMLPFVVHKGKKLVTT, encoded by the coding sequence ATGAACTCTCATCTCCAGAAAAAGATTATCTCCTATGCAGCCCCGATTATGTCGGGACTAGGCATTCACAAATTATTTTCCCCCATCTATTCTGGTATAGGGAGTATCCTTATGTTTCATCGAATCGTGGAGCCAGGAAATCAGGCTCGTATTCATAATCACGAAAGCCTTGAGATCAGTCCTGAACATTTGCGTTCAACGGTGGCATTCTTCAGAAAAAGAGGATATAAATTCTATTCTTTGGATGAATTCCATAGCCGGATGCTTTCCGGACAGCTAAAAGAGAAATTCGTTCTACTGACCTTTGATGATGGTTATCTCGACAATTATGAATTGGCTTATCCTATTCTCAAAGAATTGGAAATTCCCTTTTGTATTTACATAACCACCAATTTCCCGGATCGAAAAGCCATCCTTTGGTGGTATTTACTGGAGGATATGTTGAGAGAAAATAAGCAGATTCAATTCAGCTTTGAAGGGAAAAACTATGATCTCCCTACGAGCAATCAACTGGAGAAAGAAGAAGCTTTTAGCCTTATCCGCAAATTGATCACTCAGCGTTTTGAGGCAGAAACTTATGAGCAGCAATTGAAGGAGGTTTTTCAGAACTATCAAAGCGATCTCTTTGCCTATGCAGAAAGCATGGCGATGAGTTGGGATCAGATCAAAGAGCTCGCGAGCGACGAATTGGTAACGATCGGGGCACATACCGTCAATCACTTTCCTTTACGGCAATTGAAAGAGGAAGAACTGGGACCTGAGATTATGGATTCCAAACGGATTATAGAAGGGCATCTGGGAAGTTCGGTCGATCATTTTGCCTATCCTTTTGGAAAAGCTCCGGAAGCCGATCAAAGGGAATTTGATTTTATCAAAGATGCCGGTTTTAAAACAGCCGTAACAACACGCATGAGTAATATTTTAGCGGGACATGCCTCTCATATGGAGGCCTTGCCCCGAATCAATATAAATCGGGTAAGCACCGATTCCGTTCTTAAATTACAGACAGGAGGCATGTTGCCCTTTGTCGTTCACAAAGGAAAGAAATTAGTTACCACCTAA